From the genome of Phlebotomus papatasi isolate M1 chromosome 2, Ppap_2.1, whole genome shotgun sequence:
ttgaccaacttgaatattttgggtgttcttggcagaatatagaagaaaatcccagaagatctgtgatttcttgaggaaaccaggagaaatcttctgaccaacatgaGTATTCCGGGCGTACTTGATAAAAGAtacaacaaaatcccagaacatctgagattttctggagatggataagcggttgaaaatgataatgatgatgacACTGAACTTGGTCGCTTATTCGATATAAGAATCGAATCCAGAACATCTGCATCACAGAGCCAATGTTCTGTTCATTTAGTAAGTTCGTTATAGTTAGTTAGTTAGTTCAACcagtttcattaaaaaacaACTGATTGTTGTATTCAAAtgattgaaaaataattcaaaatatcatGATAATACTTTGATTAAATGCCGTAATgcaaacgaataaaaaaactgcacagaaaaaaatattttgtaaaaatgttcgtaaatgtttgtgaattcctatgggggagttacaaaatgctcgtaaatcgtataccCCACAAACAagctcgtaaaagtttgtacttttttcacaaacattgttcgtaagatgatcatttgacgaacattttttgtacttttacaaacatttgttcgtaaaattttgtcatttgtttgtaaatgttcgtaaaatgttcgacaggaaaacaaacatttacgaacaaatgacaaaattttacgaacattttttgtgtgtgtttacgaacaaatgtttgtaaaagtacgaaaaatgctcgtcaagtgatcatgttacgaacaatgtttgtgggttatacgatttacgagcattttgtaactcccccataggaattcacaaatatttacgaatatttttacaaaatattttttttcagtatacattaaaattcttttctaaTTGTAAGATTAATAACTTATTACGAGATATGACTTTGACTTCCTCAAGAGCAAGTGGTAAAAATATGGcaatatcaaaaataaataaatataatgtgTTGCTCTCCTCATAGAGTTCGAGcaacaaaagactgcaaatatTTGAGCCATAAACAAAAAACCACAAACTAGTTGTAGTGCAAGATTATTGCTGTaacgaattagtttttttttttttaaataaaattgttttgctAATTCTGATGTACAATACTTATTGTTGGCACCTCAATTCatgggtaaaaaaaaaattatgaagatttaTTGTGTTCTTCCCAGCATTGACGTGATTTGAATAACTTTCGGCTTTAACCTTCAAGAGAGTCAGAGAAAAAAGGCCAAATAGAACGACATACCTTTCAAGAATGTCGGAAGCTGCGTGAGAAGTGTGTAGAATCCCCAGTTCTCAGCAAAATTCGACGCTACAATTGCCCAGACAGCTGTAGAGGTGAAGATGGCCTTCCAGGGATGCTTGATGTTTTTCTTCTCATTGGGATCACCAATACTGTTTTCAATGTACTGACGCTCCTGAACACTTATGAAGGGATCACACTCAGGTCCAGCACGGACAATCAGGAACCAGGCTACTAGCCAGATACATCCTATGGCACCAAATACGTAAAAGACACTCTCCCATCCAAATCTCACAGCCAGAACACCAGACAGGGGCATAGCAATAACCGTTCCTGCATAATTTCCAGCATAGGCTATTGTAGCCATCCGGGATCTCTCGTAGACTGGAGCCCATCGAGCCCAGACAGCATGGATGCAGGGAAAGGTGACTCCCTCGAAGACACCCTCAACAATCCTGACCGCCAGGAGcatgtaaacactgtgattagCAGCAATTGGAGTCAGAAGAGTGAGGATTGCAGTTATGCCAATTCCGGCTCCAAATACCTGGGTAGAAGATCTCCTTAATCCAAAGACCCAACAACAATTAAGAACAGACACTCACATAATGCCCACCAATCTTGGAAGCCAGAACTCCTCCGATAAACTGAGTCCAGATGTATCCGTAGAAGAAGGAACTTAGCACCAGTCCCTGTTGCGTGGTATCCCAATCAAAGAGTTGCTCCTGGACTACTGTTCCATTTTCCAGAGTCACATTGATCTTCTGGGTCATGGCCACAATAGCCACACTGAGATTCACTCTCAGAGCATAGACATTGAAGAAACCGAAAAAGGCCATCATGACCACGATATAACGCCTCTTCTGCCAAAACTTCCATGTCAGGCCATCCTCAACCAGCTTATCATTGCTGTAAAGTGAATTATGAGAAAAACTGCAATGACTGTTTAGGTCAAGGTCACATTCAGATATGTTGCCCTCATGAGCATCCTTGCAGTTTCTGCATTCCGTTACCGCAACGATGAATCAACTTAATCTCAATGAAGGCAGATTGTCTGTGAAATTCCCATTAATAAAATAGCTAGATTTGGATCTGGACGAATCTTACACGAGTATTTGATATCGTAAATCTTAAATTGGGAGTCGTAAAATTTGTGCTGAGCGTGTCAATTTTATCGCAAAGAAGTCTCCACTGGAGTCCAGATTATCTCTTTTATAGATTTACTACATATTGTTGATAGccgactttaaaaaaaaatgctagtGATAAAGTTGTTTGAGCTCATTGTGATTGAGATTCTTTCACGTTAATCTTGGTTTGTGAGGAAACTGGAAACATAAGATCTTTTTTTCTAAGTACTTTTTACACTCTATCATTCAAgtaaaaaatggttttcaatACGATTTACTGAAAACCCAGCTCAGTTGAACAGGATTTTCCTGGCACATATGAGTTTATTCATAAAGAAATTTGGTAACCAAAAAAACGAAATACAAAACATAAACTAGTTTTCGATTAAGCGTAGAAACCCAGTTTAAGACCTAGATATGAaaacgatttttcaaaattacttaTTTAAGTTTGATACAATACCAGACAATATAGGGGCGTAGATTTGACTTCCAGGAGCTTCTTCAAACACTACAATGTTCATGCTAAGGAACCAAATAAATAGAGTCAGTCTCATGCTtgacaatattttgcatataaatttAGCAGTATAGATTTATCCAAAATTATCATACCGTAAATGCGGGTAACTTGCCACCCTACCTAACTGCCCTACTGTTCATAAacttttcttgaattttaatgtttaagaacggtcctCACTGATCGtatatggtagatcggatcgataaagaccatccttaagtggtagaattaaagtaaagcttacgaacagaagGAGGACAAAGCAACCCGTATCCACGGTACACTTctaagaatatttcaaataagaTAAGCTGGAGACCCGAAAGAATGCGAAAGAATCAGTCCGGTCTAGAAAGTCAGAGAATGAGGACGTAGGGACTTGGTTTTCTCGTGGGAATATGGCTGGGTACTAGAAAACTGTTGTGGCTAGTTACCTTAAAAGGGACCATTCCCAACCTAAAAATCCGACCAAGTGTTTACAAATTGAGGGCTCAAATTCAGCAATTAGAGATcctttgaataaatttccttCACTGATAGAAATCCGAaagagtcaaaataacattacggaaatgttaaatttaccctgcAGTACCCTGCAGTAAATTTACCGAaagcggtgtaaatattaccctttttaggtgtattatgggttaaagttacccttctttcatgttgattttacccttaaaatgtgtaaaattaacattaaaaatgttgatatgtttttacacccaaaaagtattaaagttatgacgaaaaaaagttaatcgtagcctttttttctcagtgtttacctaatccttcattgccaaattttacagctTAATTCGcctaaatattcttgaagattATCCTGAGTCTCTTTGGGACCTTACACTTCTACGATTTACCATGCTTCAATATGTAGTGGATTGACATCCACTACTTCTCCCTCAAAATACCCCTATCTATGTAGGGGCATAGGGGTATACCTTTGCCTAAAAGTTATAACGTTTTCAACAGAAATTGACTCCAGTAAACACTTCTGATATCAACTCAaataaccaattttaattttttaaccttTGCGAAGAGTCGGAAGAAGCTAGTCTtaagataatttatttaattaacaaaaGGTTTACGGATTTGATATCGATAAGCGAACCAATTTTGGCAATTATTCTTCTTCGGAATCAAAGATGTCCTCTCAAAGGACGCCAGGAAAAGGCTAAACAAGAAGTATTTAAAATGAACTATTcaagataaaatgaaaaattgccaaTAGACCAAAATGTAAAGACCAAAAGTTGATAACTTAAGACTAATGAAATGCTAAAATCGTAATGACAAAGACCAAAATTTAAGGACCAGAAGAAGACAAAGACGAGAATCTACAGATACAATATGTAAAACAAAAAGTTGAATGggaattatttaaaacaaaatacttgaggtaaaatgaaaaaaaaaacaaaataaaaaaacgaaaagttgaaaatgaaatataaagaTAAATTACTATAAAGACGAATTTATAGAAACCCAAACATTGAAGACGGAAGATTGAAGAGTAATTATTGGAAACGGAATGTTCCTAGACGACAAAAAAGTAAATATCAAAAGTTGAAAACATAAGGCTAAAGATAAAATACTAAAAACGTAATGAATAAGACTAAAACAACAAAGACGAGAACAgaaacaaaatgaaaacaaaagATAGAATATTTAAAACGCAAAGTTGAGaacgaaatattaaaaaaaaatcaagaaattgaATAAGGAGGTATTTAAAACGaaatattaaagtaaaatgaaaaataccaAAATGTAAAGACGATAGGTTCAAGACGAAAGGATTAAGATAAAATATTCAAGACGTAAAGACGAAGATCAAAATTTGAAAACCAAACGTAAAGGCTACGAACGAACTATTTAAGCCGAAATATTGAAGACGTAAAGTTCAGAAGAcactattaaccctttaaggacgagagggtcaaaaattggtggccagaaaaataaaacttttctgactttttatagCAAAATATAACTTCAGAAGGaagtaggaaaattttcatttttgggtcatcggtgacccaatcgtccttaaagggttaaaggcaAAAACTGCTTAGACCAAATTGTAAAATCTGAAATGTGGAATTCAGACTTAAGGTGtttaagccatttggcttaacttatctaatttattatcaagtaAGATCTTTGGAAAGAAATGAGTTAGTACTGTTCAAAACTAGGCCAAAAATATGATCCCTTATAcgagtttcagacctaaggcttaaacatatggcttaactgttataatttcttatcagtcaagatattctagaaaaaattaacttaggattgaattaccATGATCTATTAGACtcttaaagataaaaaaaatggttctatttaggattttgaaagcTTGAGGaaatgggctaaacctctagtttaaaacaattttagattttgaaaaattactaaaatttgttGTTAATTAGAACTTCAAGacggaattttgaaaaataaatactgaaATCAAATGACAAAAAGACGAagtttattttaagtttattatactgagaaaaaaaagagggtgcgattaacttttcttcctcataactttaacactttttaggtgtaaaaatatatcaacattttttaatgttaatttttacctttttaagggtaaaattaacattaaaaagggtaattttaacccccaatacacctaaaaagggtaatatttacattgattttggatcaataccgcagggtaaaattaacattttcggaatgttattttaactttttcggatttctctcagtgacacttgaacactgagtgagagaaatccgaaaaagttaaaataacattccggaaatgttaattttaccctgcagtatcgatacgaaatcggtgtaaatattaccctttttaggtgtattgagggttaaagttaccctttttaatgttgattataccctcaaaaaggtgtaaaattaacatt
Proteins encoded in this window:
- the LOC129800702 gene encoding vesicular glutamate transporter 1-like, with the protein product MTQTYDVTSQQKQIKSPPNEVDSSNDKLVEDGLTWKFWQKRRYIVVMMAFFGFFNVYALRVNLSVAIVAMTQKINVTLENGTVVQEQLFDWDTTQQGLVLSSFFYGYIWTQFIGGVLASKIGGHYVFGAGIGITAILTLLTPIAANHSVYMLLAVRIVEGVFEGVTFPCIHAVWARWAPVYERSRMATIAYAGNYAGTVIAMPLSGVLAVRFGWESVFYVFGAIGCIWLVAWFLIVRAGPECDPFISVQERQYIENSIGDPNEKKNIKHPWKAIFTSTAVWAIVASNFAENWGFYTLLTQLPTFLKDTLHFEVGKTGFVSAIPYLVMGSLLGISGYLADWSQVKGYLTTSQVRKYFNCGAFLGQTVFMMLAAYLLDPTGTVASITVAVGLGAFAWSGFIVNPLDLAPNHASVILGFSNMIGTIPGIVSPLLTGYITSERTKEQWQIVFYITSGIYCFGCVIYWFFSSGELQPWANAHEKPLENLENPTTKNPTMNGIKNEAMEMDE